From Salmo salar chromosome ssa04, Ssal_v3.1, whole genome shotgun sequence, one genomic window encodes:
- the LOC106603770 gene encoding NHL repeat-containing protein 3 translates to MKRRNHLCLIVTTMGTLFLLMVVLYGSINSQQLETSGLKPDYRLLGRPLYKLDINWPKYPELFSGEVFGVAVNQYAGVVYVAQRGETVPKVLVFTTDGEFLQAWNTSTLEMPHGIFLADAATNPTVWVTDVGNGPYGHSIKQYSPSGKLLQVLGSMGEAGSGVNPLQFDQPAEIFVHSSGEIYIVDGDGGINNRLIKLSKDLEVQWMHGEKGQGLAQFYIPHSVAVDNYQRVWVADRGNKRIQVFNSVTGDWLGTWGSCFNEDAPYSVRLTPDQKYFVVVQLNTNQISLLEAPPVGVIGQCQVVSVIQLAEDVKPHLVDLDLKTGALYVAEIGAQQAQKFTPFSLGTGFLQDG, encoded by the exons CAATTGGAAACATCTGGCCTAAAACCAGATTACAGACTTCTTGGGCGACCACTGTACAAATTGGATATCAACTGGCCCAAATATCCCGAGCTTTTCAGCGGCGAGGTATTTGGAGTGGCTGTCAACCAGTATGCCGGTGTAGTATATGTTGCACAG AGAGGTGAGACGGTGCCAAAGGTGCTGGTGTTCACAACAGACGGAGAGTTCCTACAGGCCTGGAACACGAGCACCCTGGAGATGCCCCATGGGATCTTTTTGGCCGATGCCGCCACCAACCCCACCGTGTGGGTCACGGACGTAGGAAACG GCCCGTATGGTCACTCCATTAAGCAGTACTCTCCCTCGGGCAAGCTGCTCCAGGTGCTGGGCTCAATGGGGGAAGCCGGCTCTGGGGTCAACCCGCTCCAGTTTGACCAGCCCGCTGAAATCTTTGTCCACAGCTCTGGGGAGATCTACATAGTGGACGGGGACGGAGGGATTAACAACCGCCTCATCAAACTGTCCAAAG ACCTGGAGGTGCAATGGATGCACGGAGAGAAGGGCCAGGGCCTTGCACAGTTCTACATCCCCCATAGTGTGGCAGTAGATAACTATCAAAGG GTGTGGGTTGCTGACAGAGGAAACAAGCGAATCCAGGTGTTTAATTCTGTGACTGGAGACTGGCTTGGAACATGGGGAAGCTGTTTCAATGAGGACGCACCCTACTCTGTTAG GTTGACACCAGACCAGAAGTACTTTGTGGTGGTGCAGCTGAACACCAATCAGATCTCCCTACTGGAGGCTCCACCTGTGGGTGTGATTGGTCAGTGCCAGGTGGTCAGTGTCATCCAATTGGCTGAAGACGTCAAGCCCCACCTAGTGGACCTGGACCTGAAGACGGGGGCTCTGTATGTGGCTGAGATTGGTGCCCAGCAGGCTCAGAAGTTTACCCCATTCAGCCTGGGTACTGGCTTCCTGCAGGATGGTTGA
- the emsy gene encoding BRCA2-interacting transcriptional repressor EMSY isoform X1 encodes MLMIQQEKPQLAGTMPVVWPTLLDLGRDECKRILRKLELEAYAGVISALRAQGDLTKDKKDLLGELTKVLSISTERHRAEVRRAVNDERLTTIAYHMSGPNSSSEWSIEGRRLVPLMPRLVPQTAFTVTANAVASATANQNASLLLPAETGNKEVVVCYSYTSTTSTSATVPSGSAAATVKSPRPASPASNMVVLPSGSTVYVKSVSCSDEDEKPRKRRRTNSSSSSPVVLKEVAKVAPPMSKTITMPVSGSPKMSNIMQSIANSLPPHMSPVKITFTKPTTQTTNTTTQKVIIVTTSPSSNFVPNILSKSHSHNYAAAMSKLASTSMLTSANQKQTVFIPASSSPSSAPNTVAVTTMVSSSPSVVMSTIAQGGSLTGMKVASARLPSPKTMVGSPTQILAQFPKQHQQSPKQLQQGSSMGAGAMGQAQSSTTLPGSKPTIQIKQESGVKIITQQMQPSKILPKPSSVGMSSSSSSPIMVVSSNGAIMTTKLVSQPTGTQATYSRPTVSPSIGARMATSTSGATYVKTTSGSIITVVPKSLATLGGKIISSNIVSGTTTKITTIPMTSKPNVIVVQKTTGKATTIQGLPGKNVVTTLLNAGGEKTLQGVPGSKPAIITASRPITKMIVTQPKGMGSGVQPNNTTKIIPTKIVYGQQSKTQVLIKPKPIFQTAVLSEQTRQLVSETLQQASRVADAQEGALKDESGGIAEGSFPPAEGSHGSSHDSQPVVHIISSRGQEWADQHEVSVESGPTIIYQDVSTGNVTQSATSTIKALLELQQTTVKDKGEAKPRQHTIDLSQMAVPFQMAQDKKQQDPVSPGTSTVETEPSTEYITAVKASRAGPSSGGDMVMSASQQLVASSQSTGHTPMVVKSIPTSSAVTVTRIVQLASEGQLIHSKQVEEMVMEEGELEGDTLDPQTGLFYRSIQLAAAPAPQHHTLPQPQSQSHSEPQSEQGRHIPHSTQPPQLHSKPQMSQPSSTLVKKPPQLHEQYQPQALGQSLKERPSSASGSPQLVGLGTPTKPPSLTPQLPKLQQAPTSHHRPIHTQLSQPPPLQAHHPVGADKTPSASLPPIITQGASITKITFGGSSSHQSPPVSSSGEATAKLVPAEPSSSGPSGSEKPSVSDILKISMMEAEIDPSAEPMVVDSSSDCSPYGKGVGAGGNLGVLGGSGPVISSSGASLHHSSHSKPQHSQFSRIQGLVAKGKEDLDVIEVIPRYSIMPDSSQSNVVVEPSGFLEISNYTSQRLDEESVMEQEVDSSNDEATTVSPMEGCADQSQ; translated from the exons ATG TTGATGATTCAGCAGGAGAAACCGCAGCTGGCCGGCACCATGCCTGTGGTGTGGCCCACCCTCCTTGACTTGGGCAGGGATGAGTGTAAGAGAATCCTCCGTAAACTTG AGCTGGAGGCGTATGCCGGTGTTATCAGTGCTTTGCGAGCCCAAGGCGACCTCACCAAGGATAAGAAGGATCTCCTTGGAGAACTCACTAAAGTCCTCAG CATTTCAACAGAGCGTCATCGTGCAGAGGTCCGTAGGGCAGTCAATGATGAGCGCCTTACCACCATTGCCTATCA CATGTCAGGTCCCAACAGCTCCTCAGAGTGGTCCATCGAGGGGCGTCGGCTGGTCCCACTGATGCCCAGACTGGTCCCCCAGACTGCCTTCACTGTGACGGCCAACGCAGTGGCCAGCGCCACAGCCAATCAGAACGCTTCGCTTCTGCTGCCTGCCGAAACAGGAAATAAAGAAG TGGTTGTTTGCTACTCCTACACAAGCACCACTTCCACCAGTGCCACGGTGCCCAGTGGCAGTGCAGCAGCCACGGTGAAATCCCCCCGTCCGGCCAGCCCCGCCTCAAACATGGTGGTGCTGCCCAGCGGGAGCACCGTCTATGTGAAAA gcgTGAGCTGCTCGGATGAGGACGAGAAGCCGCGTAAGCGGAGGCGGACTAACTCCTCAAGCTCCTCCCCTGTGGTGCTGAAGGAAGTGGCCAAGGTGGCCCCGCCCATGTCCAAGACCATCACTATGCCGGTGAGCGGCAGCCCCAAGATGAGCAACATCATGCAGAGCATCGCCAACTCCCTGCCACCGCACATGTCCCCCGTCAAGATCACCTTCACCAAGCCCACCACCCAGACAACTAACACCACCACGCAGAAG GTGATCATTGTGACGACCTCTCCAAGCTCCAACTTCGTTCCCAACATCCTGTCCAAGTCTCACTCACACAACTACGCGGCGGCCATGTCCAAGTTGGCGTCCACCTCCATGCTGACCTCGGCTAACCAGAAGCAGACAGTGTTCATCCCGGCCAGCTCTAGTCCCTCCTCGGCCCCAAACACGGTCGCTGTGACCACCATGGTTTCTTCCAGCCCGTCTGTGGTCATGTCGACAATAGCGCAGG GTGGCTCGTTGACGGGCATGAAAGTGGCCTCCGCCAGGCTCCCCTCTCCTAAGACCATGGTGGGCTCTCCAACCCAGATTCTGGCCCAGTTCCCCAAGCAGCACCAGCAGTCACCCAAGCAGCTGCAGCAGGGCTCCTCCATGGGGGCCGGCGCCATGGGCCAGGCCCAGTCCTCCACCACTCTCCCCGGCTCCAAACCCACCATCCAGATTAAGCAGGAGTCAG GTGTGAAAATCATCACCCAGCAGATGCAGCCCAGTAAGATCCTGCCCAAGCCCTCCTCTGTAGGCATGTCCAGCAGCAGTTCCTCCCCCATCATGGTTGTCAGTAGCAACGGGGCCATCATGACCACCAAGTTAGTGTCTCAGCCCACAG GCACCCAGGCCACATACTCAAGGCCCACTGTGAGCCCCTCCATTGGCGCCAGGATGGCGACGTCAACCAGTGGTGCCACCTACGTCAAGACCACCAGTGGTAGCATCATCACGGTGGTCCCCAAGTCTCTAGCCACACTGGGCGGCAAGATCATCAGCAGCAACATTGTGTCTG GTACAACAACTAAGATAACCACCATTCCTATGACGTCCAAGCCCAATGTTATTGTGGTGCAAAAGACCACTGGCAAAGCAACGACCATCCAGGGCCTGCCTGGCAAGAATGTGGTCACCACACTGTTGAATGCAGGG GGTGAAAAGACCCTGCAGGGTGTGCCGGGGTCCAAGCCAGCCATCATCACAGCCTCCAGACCCATCACCAAGATGATCGTGACCCAGCCGAAAGGCATGGGCTCAGGGGTGCAGCCCAACAACACCACTAAAATCATCCCCACCAAAATAGTGTACGGCCAGCAGAGCAAGACCCAG GTGCTGATCAAGCCCAAGCCCATCTTCCAGACTGCAGTGTTGAGCGAGCAGACCAGGCAGCTGGTGAGCGAAACACTGCAGCAGGCGTCCAGGGTGGCTGACGCACAGGAGGGGGCGCTGAAGGATGAGTCAGGTGGCATAGCCGAGGGCAGCTTCCCACCCGCCGAAGGCTCCCATGGCAGCAGTCACG ACTCCCAGCCCGTAGTGCACATCATCTCCTCCAGAGGGCAGGAGTGGGCCGATCAGCATGAAGTGTCGGTGGAGTCCGGCCCCACCATCATCTACCAGGACGTGTCTACGGGGAACGTGACCCAGTCGGCCACCTCAACCATTAAGGCCCTGCTGGAGCTGCAGCAAACCACAG TGAAGGACAAGGGTGAGGCGAAGCCCAGGCAGCACACCATAGACCTGAGCCAGATGGCTGTGCCCTTTCAGATGGCCCAGGACAAGAAGCAGCAGGATCCAGTCTCCCCTGGGACATCCACTGTAGAGACTGAACCATCCACTGAATACATCACTGCTG TTAAAGCCAGCCGGGCCGGACCATCCTCTGGAGGCGACATGGTCATGTCCGCTAGCCAGCAACTGGTGGCGTCCTCACAGAGCACAGGTCACACCCCCATGGTGGTCAAGTCCATCCCAACTTCCTCTGCGGTCACCGTCACACGCATTGTCCAACTG GCGTCGGAGGGCCAGCTTATCCACAGTAAGCAGGTGGAGGAGATGGTGATGGAGGAGGGCGAACTAGAAGGGGACACCCTGGACCCCCAGACGGGCCTGTTCTACCGTTCCATCCAACTCGCGGCAGCCCCTGCCCCTCAGCACCACACACTCCCCCAACCCCAAAGCCAGTCACACTCTGAGCCCCAGTCGGAGCAGGGCAGACACATCCCCCACTCCACCCAACCCCCACAGCTACACAGCAAGCCCCAGATGAGCCAGCCTTCCTCCACCTTGGTGAAGAAGCCACCCCAGCTCCATGAGCAGTACCAGCCCCAGGCTCTAGGGCAGAGCCTGAAGGAGAGGCCCTCCTCTGCCTCGGGATCCCCCCAGCTGGTGGGCCTGGGCACCCCTACAAAGCCACCCTCCCTCACCCCCCAGCTCCCCAAGCTGCAGCAGGCACCCACCTCCCACCACAGGCCCATCCATACACAGCTGTCCCAGCCGCCACCCCTGCAGGCCCACCACCCGGTGGGTGCAGACAAGACCCCTTCCGCAAGCCTG CCGCCAATCATCACCCAGGGCGCCAGCATCACCAAGATCACCTTCGGCGGTAGCAGCAGCCACCAGTCCCCGCCCGTGTCCAGCAGTGGCGAGGCCACAGCGAAGCTGGTCCCCGCCGAGCCCAGCAGCTCGGGCCCATCCGGCAGCGAGAAGCCTTCCGTTTCAGACATCCTCAAGATCTCCATGATGGAAGCGGAGATCGACCCTAGCGCCGAGCCAATGGTGGTGGACTCGTCCAGCGACTGCAGCCCCTACGGGAAGGGTGTGGGGGCAGGGGGAAATttaggtgtgttggggggctcaGGCCCGGTCATCAGCAGCTCGGGGGCCTCCCTGCACCACTCATCCCACTCCAAGCCCCAGCACAGCCAGTTTAGCCGCATCCAGGGCCTAGTGGCCAAGGGCAAAGAAGACCTGGACGTCATTGAG GTTATCCCTCGGTACTCTATCATGCCAGACTCCAGCCAGTCCAACGTGGTGGTGGAGCCCAGCGGCTTCCTGGAGATCAGCAACTACACCAGCCAGCGGCTGGACGAGGAGAGCGTCATGGAGCAAGAGGTGGACAGCAGCAATGACGAGGCCACCACTGTCAGCCCCATGGAGGGCTGCGCCGACCAGTCCCAGTGA
- the emsy gene encoding BRCA2-interacting transcriptional repressor EMSY isoform X2, translating to MQEKPQLAGTMPVVWPTLLDLGRDECKRILRKLELEAYAGVISALRAQGDLTKDKKDLLGELTKVLSISTERHRAEVRRAVNDERLTTIAYHMSGPNSSSEWSIEGRRLVPLMPRLVPQTAFTVTANAVASATANQNASLLLPAETGNKEVVVCYSYTSTTSTSATVPSGSAAATVKSPRPASPASNMVVLPSGSTVYVKSVSCSDEDEKPRKRRRTNSSSSSPVVLKEVAKVAPPMSKTITMPVSGSPKMSNIMQSIANSLPPHMSPVKITFTKPTTQTTNTTTQKVIIVTTSPSSNFVPNILSKSHSHNYAAAMSKLASTSMLTSANQKQTVFIPASSSPSSAPNTVAVTTMVSSSPSVVMSTIAQGGSLTGMKVASARLPSPKTMVGSPTQILAQFPKQHQQSPKQLQQGSSMGAGAMGQAQSSTTLPGSKPTIQIKQESGVKIITQQMQPSKILPKPSSVGMSSSSSSPIMVVSSNGAIMTTKLVSQPTGTQATYSRPTVSPSIGARMATSTSGATYVKTTSGSIITVVPKSLATLGGKIISSNIVSGTTTKITTIPMTSKPNVIVVQKTTGKATTIQGLPGKNVVTTLLNAGGEKTLQGVPGSKPAIITASRPITKMIVTQPKGMGSGVQPNNTTKIIPTKIVYGQQSKTQVLIKPKPIFQTAVLSEQTRQLVSETLQQASRVADAQEGALKDESGGIAEGSFPPAEGSHGSSHDSQPVVHIISSRGQEWADQHEVSVESGPTIIYQDVSTGNVTQSATSTIKALLELQQTTVKDKGEAKPRQHTIDLSQMAVPFQMAQDKKQQDPVSPGTSTVETEPSTEYITAVKASRAGPSSGGDMVMSASQQLVASSQSTGHTPMVVKSIPTSSAVTVTRIVQLASEGQLIHSKQVEEMVMEEGELEGDTLDPQTGLFYRSIQLAAAPAPQHHTLPQPQSQSHSEPQSEQGRHIPHSTQPPQLHSKPQMSQPSSTLVKKPPQLHEQYQPQALGQSLKERPSSASGSPQLVGLGTPTKPPSLTPQLPKLQQAPTSHHRPIHTQLSQPPPLQAHHPVGADKTPSASLPPIITQGASITKITFGGSSSHQSPPVSSSGEATAKLVPAEPSSSGPSGSEKPSVSDILKISMMEAEIDPSAEPMVVDSSSDCSPYGKGVGAGGNLGVLGGSGPVISSSGASLHHSSHSKPQHSQFSRIQGLVAKGKEDLDVIEVIPRYSIMPDSSQSNVVVEPSGFLEISNYTSQRLDEESVMEQEVDSSNDEATTVSPMEGCADQSQ from the exons ATG CAGGAGAAACCGCAGCTGGCCGGCACCATGCCTGTGGTGTGGCCCACCCTCCTTGACTTGGGCAGGGATGAGTGTAAGAGAATCCTCCGTAAACTTG AGCTGGAGGCGTATGCCGGTGTTATCAGTGCTTTGCGAGCCCAAGGCGACCTCACCAAGGATAAGAAGGATCTCCTTGGAGAACTCACTAAAGTCCTCAG CATTTCAACAGAGCGTCATCGTGCAGAGGTCCGTAGGGCAGTCAATGATGAGCGCCTTACCACCATTGCCTATCA CATGTCAGGTCCCAACAGCTCCTCAGAGTGGTCCATCGAGGGGCGTCGGCTGGTCCCACTGATGCCCAGACTGGTCCCCCAGACTGCCTTCACTGTGACGGCCAACGCAGTGGCCAGCGCCACAGCCAATCAGAACGCTTCGCTTCTGCTGCCTGCCGAAACAGGAAATAAAGAAG TGGTTGTTTGCTACTCCTACACAAGCACCACTTCCACCAGTGCCACGGTGCCCAGTGGCAGTGCAGCAGCCACGGTGAAATCCCCCCGTCCGGCCAGCCCCGCCTCAAACATGGTGGTGCTGCCCAGCGGGAGCACCGTCTATGTGAAAA gcgTGAGCTGCTCGGATGAGGACGAGAAGCCGCGTAAGCGGAGGCGGACTAACTCCTCAAGCTCCTCCCCTGTGGTGCTGAAGGAAGTGGCCAAGGTGGCCCCGCCCATGTCCAAGACCATCACTATGCCGGTGAGCGGCAGCCCCAAGATGAGCAACATCATGCAGAGCATCGCCAACTCCCTGCCACCGCACATGTCCCCCGTCAAGATCACCTTCACCAAGCCCACCACCCAGACAACTAACACCACCACGCAGAAG GTGATCATTGTGACGACCTCTCCAAGCTCCAACTTCGTTCCCAACATCCTGTCCAAGTCTCACTCACACAACTACGCGGCGGCCATGTCCAAGTTGGCGTCCACCTCCATGCTGACCTCGGCTAACCAGAAGCAGACAGTGTTCATCCCGGCCAGCTCTAGTCCCTCCTCGGCCCCAAACACGGTCGCTGTGACCACCATGGTTTCTTCCAGCCCGTCTGTGGTCATGTCGACAATAGCGCAGG GTGGCTCGTTGACGGGCATGAAAGTGGCCTCCGCCAGGCTCCCCTCTCCTAAGACCATGGTGGGCTCTCCAACCCAGATTCTGGCCCAGTTCCCCAAGCAGCACCAGCAGTCACCCAAGCAGCTGCAGCAGGGCTCCTCCATGGGGGCCGGCGCCATGGGCCAGGCCCAGTCCTCCACCACTCTCCCCGGCTCCAAACCCACCATCCAGATTAAGCAGGAGTCAG GTGTGAAAATCATCACCCAGCAGATGCAGCCCAGTAAGATCCTGCCCAAGCCCTCCTCTGTAGGCATGTCCAGCAGCAGTTCCTCCCCCATCATGGTTGTCAGTAGCAACGGGGCCATCATGACCACCAAGTTAGTGTCTCAGCCCACAG GCACCCAGGCCACATACTCAAGGCCCACTGTGAGCCCCTCCATTGGCGCCAGGATGGCGACGTCAACCAGTGGTGCCACCTACGTCAAGACCACCAGTGGTAGCATCATCACGGTGGTCCCCAAGTCTCTAGCCACACTGGGCGGCAAGATCATCAGCAGCAACATTGTGTCTG GTACAACAACTAAGATAACCACCATTCCTATGACGTCCAAGCCCAATGTTATTGTGGTGCAAAAGACCACTGGCAAAGCAACGACCATCCAGGGCCTGCCTGGCAAGAATGTGGTCACCACACTGTTGAATGCAGGG GGTGAAAAGACCCTGCAGGGTGTGCCGGGGTCCAAGCCAGCCATCATCACAGCCTCCAGACCCATCACCAAGATGATCGTGACCCAGCCGAAAGGCATGGGCTCAGGGGTGCAGCCCAACAACACCACTAAAATCATCCCCACCAAAATAGTGTACGGCCAGCAGAGCAAGACCCAG GTGCTGATCAAGCCCAAGCCCATCTTCCAGACTGCAGTGTTGAGCGAGCAGACCAGGCAGCTGGTGAGCGAAACACTGCAGCAGGCGTCCAGGGTGGCTGACGCACAGGAGGGGGCGCTGAAGGATGAGTCAGGTGGCATAGCCGAGGGCAGCTTCCCACCCGCCGAAGGCTCCCATGGCAGCAGTCACG ACTCCCAGCCCGTAGTGCACATCATCTCCTCCAGAGGGCAGGAGTGGGCCGATCAGCATGAAGTGTCGGTGGAGTCCGGCCCCACCATCATCTACCAGGACGTGTCTACGGGGAACGTGACCCAGTCGGCCACCTCAACCATTAAGGCCCTGCTGGAGCTGCAGCAAACCACAG TGAAGGACAAGGGTGAGGCGAAGCCCAGGCAGCACACCATAGACCTGAGCCAGATGGCTGTGCCCTTTCAGATGGCCCAGGACAAGAAGCAGCAGGATCCAGTCTCCCCTGGGACATCCACTGTAGAGACTGAACCATCCACTGAATACATCACTGCTG TTAAAGCCAGCCGGGCCGGACCATCCTCTGGAGGCGACATGGTCATGTCCGCTAGCCAGCAACTGGTGGCGTCCTCACAGAGCACAGGTCACACCCCCATGGTGGTCAAGTCCATCCCAACTTCCTCTGCGGTCACCGTCACACGCATTGTCCAACTG GCGTCGGAGGGCCAGCTTATCCACAGTAAGCAGGTGGAGGAGATGGTGATGGAGGAGGGCGAACTAGAAGGGGACACCCTGGACCCCCAGACGGGCCTGTTCTACCGTTCCATCCAACTCGCGGCAGCCCCTGCCCCTCAGCACCACACACTCCCCCAACCCCAAAGCCAGTCACACTCTGAGCCCCAGTCGGAGCAGGGCAGACACATCCCCCACTCCACCCAACCCCCACAGCTACACAGCAAGCCCCAGATGAGCCAGCCTTCCTCCACCTTGGTGAAGAAGCCACCCCAGCTCCATGAGCAGTACCAGCCCCAGGCTCTAGGGCAGAGCCTGAAGGAGAGGCCCTCCTCTGCCTCGGGATCCCCCCAGCTGGTGGGCCTGGGCACCCCTACAAAGCCACCCTCCCTCACCCCCCAGCTCCCCAAGCTGCAGCAGGCACCCACCTCCCACCACAGGCCCATCCATACACAGCTGTCCCAGCCGCCACCCCTGCAGGCCCACCACCCGGTGGGTGCAGACAAGACCCCTTCCGCAAGCCTG CCGCCAATCATCACCCAGGGCGCCAGCATCACCAAGATCACCTTCGGCGGTAGCAGCAGCCACCAGTCCCCGCCCGTGTCCAGCAGTGGCGAGGCCACAGCGAAGCTGGTCCCCGCCGAGCCCAGCAGCTCGGGCCCATCCGGCAGCGAGAAGCCTTCCGTTTCAGACATCCTCAAGATCTCCATGATGGAAGCGGAGATCGACCCTAGCGCCGAGCCAATGGTGGTGGACTCGTCCAGCGACTGCAGCCCCTACGGGAAGGGTGTGGGGGCAGGGGGAAATttaggtgtgttggggggctcaGGCCCGGTCATCAGCAGCTCGGGGGCCTCCCTGCACCACTCATCCCACTCCAAGCCCCAGCACAGCCAGTTTAGCCGCATCCAGGGCCTAGTGGCCAAGGGCAAAGAAGACCTGGACGTCATTGAG GTTATCCCTCGGTACTCTATCATGCCAGACTCCAGCCAGTCCAACGTGGTGGTGGAGCCCAGCGGCTTCCTGGAGATCAGCAACTACACCAGCCAGCGGCTGGACGAGGAGAGCGTCATGGAGCAAGAGGTGGACAGCAGCAATGACGAGGCCACCACTGTCAGCCCCATGGAGGGCTGCGCCGACCAGTCCCAGTGA